Proteins encoded within one genomic window of Nitrospira sp.:
- a CDS encoding carboxypeptidase regulatory-like domain-containing protein — MRIVPGYAYEAIEIEHGGSIEGTITLDGLVPEPKGFNLITFPDPAYCGRISNGRGWRLLHDFVVSPLGGLKDAIVLLEGVEAGKPFEMSVPLIEAHDCMFQPFMTVVRNGHAVEVMNMDPVMHDIQGYETSIEAGARVLFNTPLVMNHQHRRGDLHAMHNHAPGKSLVGPIYLNKGRRTFYMQCGFHAYMESWAMAVNNPYYALTDAEGRFKIDQIPPGTYQLVVWHPQTGPGTTKSIVVRPDGKLVEQLSVPAPKGNRSAYRVMDNPRFGLESLGYSIDIKPLLEHQH, encoded by the coding sequence ATGAGGATAGTGCCTGGTTACGCTTATGAAGCTATCGAGATTGAGCACGGTGGATCAATAGAAGGCACGATCACCCTCGATGGATTAGTGCCTGAACCGAAGGGGTTCAACCTCATTACCTTTCCCGACCCTGCGTATTGTGGTCGCATTTCCAACGGTCGTGGGTGGCGCTTACTCCACGACTTTGTCGTGAGCCCCCTGGGAGGACTGAAGGATGCCATTGTCCTGTTGGAAGGGGTCGAAGCCGGGAAACCGTTCGAGATGTCTGTTCCGTTGATCGAAGCACACGATTGCATGTTCCAGCCGTTTATGACGGTCGTTCGGAACGGGCATGCAGTCGAAGTGATGAATATGGATCCCGTCATGCACGACATTCAAGGGTATGAAACATCGATTGAGGCTGGTGCGCGTGTCTTGTTTAACACACCGCTTGTCATGAACCATCAGCATCGACGAGGAGATCTCCATGCGATGCATAACCATGCTCCAGGCAAATCACTGGTCGGGCCAATTTATCTGAATAAGGGCCGCCGTACCTTTTATATGCAATGCGGATTTCACGCCTATATGGAAAGTTGGGCGATGGCGGTGAACAATCCCTATTATGCGCTGACCGACGCTGAAGGGAGGTTCAAGATCGATCAGATTCCTCCTGGTACCTATCAGTTGGTGGTCTGGCATCCACAGACCGGACCAGGCACCACGAAATCCATCGTGGTGCGCCCCGATGGTAAACTTGTCGAGCAACTCTCAGTGCCTGCTCCGAAGGGGAATCGATCGGCATATCGAGTGATGGACAACCCACGATTTGGTCTGGAATCGTTGGGGTATTCCATCGATATCAAACCACTACTCGAACATCAGCATTGA
- a CDS encoding N-acetylmuramoyl-L-alanine amidase, giving the protein MSIEDHRLVGDDVSFVETPNQRGVLAPRYLVFHYTAGKSATSSITWLINQESKASAHIVLGRDGSITQLAPFNVKTWHAGMSHWDGLSGLNSYAIGIEMDNAGPLTKVGDKYQAWFGTLYDEDQVSYSRHRLDGELRWWHAYTEVQIQGALDLAQLLVRRYDLKDVIGHDDIAPDRKRDPGPAFPLEHVRASVLGREEEEPERYEVTASTLNIRNGPGVEFPSVAEPLKKGTMVVLLEKRDRWNRVELAKNGDIEGWVHNRFLAKI; this is encoded by the coding sequence CTGTCCATCGAAGACCATCGCTTGGTGGGAGATGACGTCTCCTTCGTCGAGACCCCAAACCAAAGAGGAGTCCTTGCTCCACGCTATCTGGTGTTCCATTACACCGCTGGGAAAAGTGCCACGAGTTCAATCACCTGGTTGATAAACCAGGAATCGAAGGCCTCCGCTCATATCGTACTAGGCAGGGATGGCTCGATTACTCAACTTGCTCCGTTCAACGTCAAGACGTGGCACGCGGGCATGAGTCATTGGGATGGGTTGAGCGGCCTGAACAGTTATGCCATTGGAATAGAGATGGATAATGCAGGCCCGCTCACGAAAGTCGGCGACAAGTATCAGGCCTGGTTCGGCACGCTCTACGACGAGGATCAAGTCAGCTATAGCAGGCACAGACTGGACGGTGAACTACGCTGGTGGCATGCCTACACCGAAGTGCAGATCCAAGGCGCCTTGGATCTCGCACAACTCCTGGTTCGACGCTACGATCTGAAGGATGTGATAGGCCATGACGATATCGCTCCCGACCGAAAGCGAGATCCCGGTCCCGCCTTCCCATTGGAGCATGTCCGTGCCTCGGTCCTGGGTCGTGAAGAAGAGGAGCCGGAGCGGTATGAAGTGACAGCGTCCACGCTGAATATTCGAAACGGTCCCGGTGTAGAGTTTCCCTCTGTTGCCGAACCGCTCAAGAAGGGAACGATGGTCGTGCTGTTGGAGAAGCGCGACCGATGGAACAGGGTGGAACTGGCAAAGAATGGAGATATTGAAGGTTGGGTGCATAACCGGTTCTTGGCCAAGATCTGA
- a CDS encoding carboxypeptidase regulatory-like domain-containing protein gives MKLTRYVLIAVATIGLSSSAYAYKEVTVSDGGTLTGTVKLEGQVPKPKGYNLTTLPDQFYCGRISDGEGWRILQPFNVGPEGEFRDVVVYLEDVEKGKLFEDEGARKIEAKDCLFVPFTTVVRESQPMTVVNMDPVMHDIQAYETSHLGPRVLFNVPLPMNPAHPRNLKDRSDAGMYHKHMAGAPMKQLVNLSKGRRVFVMQCGFHAYMESWGVAVTNPYFAKTDEQGRFTLTDVPPGTYKLVVWHPYVRSATEQTVTIGPKGTVETQLMVAAPTGRLYANEVLDHAYIQYNVTEETKRKIDPMIKKQSH, from the coding sequence ATGAAACTGACACGCTATGTGCTCATTGCGGTTGCGACGATAGGTCTCTCTTCGTCGGCCTACGCGTATAAAGAGGTCACCGTATCGGATGGTGGCACCCTCACCGGCACCGTGAAGCTGGAGGGTCAGGTGCCCAAGCCAAAAGGCTACAATCTCACGACGCTGCCGGATCAGTTTTACTGCGGACGTATTTCTGATGGTGAAGGTTGGCGTATCCTGCAGCCATTCAATGTTGGACCGGAGGGTGAATTTCGTGATGTTGTGGTCTATCTGGAGGACGTTGAAAAAGGTAAACTCTTCGAGGATGAGGGTGCACGGAAAATTGAGGCGAAAGATTGTCTCTTCGTCCCATTCACAACCGTCGTGCGTGAGAGTCAACCGATGACAGTCGTCAACATGGATCCGGTCATGCATGACATCCAAGCGTATGAGACGTCACATCTTGGCCCACGGGTATTATTCAACGTTCCCCTTCCGATGAATCCGGCCCATCCGCGTAATCTCAAAGATCGCAGTGACGCCGGGATGTATCACAAGCATATGGCCGGCGCGCCGATGAAACAATTGGTCAACCTGAGCAAAGGCAGACGGGTGTTCGTCATGCAGTGCGGATTTCATGCCTATATGGAGAGTTGGGGAGTCGCGGTCACCAACCCATACTTTGCCAAGACAGATGAGCAGGGGAGATTCACCCTCACCGATGTACCGCCTGGGACCTACAAGCTCGTCGTGTGGCACCCCTATGTCCGGAGTGCCACCGAACAGACAGTGACGATCGGACCGAAGGGGACGGTCGAGACTCAACTGATGGTGGCAGCCCCGACCGGGCGACTCTACGCCAATGAGGTACTCGATCATGCGTATATCCAATATAATGTGACTGAAGAAACAAAGAGAAAAATTGATCCGATGATCAAGAAACAGAGCCACTGA
- a CDS encoding peptidase, producing the protein MDKRPKVCIDRILPRDLMRLQRTKPMRDGGRRAIAPIGKTWMNGSTLRVRFMGGTPTEQTVARQQAEWWSQVANLTFVFNDALNAEIRITFDQNDGAWSYVGTDCRGIPLDQPTMNLGFLDGGTAGHEFGHAIGLAHEHQNPAGGIQWNEAVVVRETAKSPNFWDEATTRHNILRKYSANQVNGTSFDPDSIMLYFFPASWTLNGIGTKANEVLSTVDKAFIAGAKMYPKAGGTTSTAVDLLVNATRRTQASIGKVGEEDLYRFTAAADGRYVIDTLGPTDVVMKLFGPNSETALIAEDDDSGLDSNAKIAGDFIAGEYFVQIRHYSRVSGRGKYSIKVRKV; encoded by the coding sequence ATGGACAAGCGCCCTAAAGTCTGTATCGACCGGATCTTGCCAAGAGATCTCATGCGGTTGCAGCGGACCAAACCGATGCGCGACGGCGGGAGGCGTGCCATTGCTCCCATCGGGAAGACCTGGATGAATGGCTCGACGCTCAGGGTGCGGTTTATGGGAGGCACTCCAACCGAACAGACCGTTGCCCGGCAACAGGCCGAATGGTGGTCTCAGGTGGCCAATCTTACGTTTGTATTCAACGATGCGCTGAATGCGGAAATACGGATCACCTTCGATCAGAACGATGGAGCCTGGTCCTATGTCGGCACTGATTGCCGCGGCATTCCATTGGATCAACCCACCATGAACCTCGGCTTTCTCGATGGGGGGACTGCGGGCCATGAGTTCGGGCATGCCATTGGATTGGCGCATGAACATCAAAACCCGGCGGGAGGCATCCAGTGGAACGAAGCCGTGGTGGTTCGTGAAACCGCAAAATCACCGAACTTCTGGGATGAGGCGACCACGCGCCACAACATTCTTCGCAAGTACAGCGCGAATCAGGTCAATGGGACGTCATTCGACCCGGACTCCATTATGCTGTATTTCTTTCCCGCCTCATGGACTCTCAACGGGATCGGCACCAAAGCGAATGAGGTCTTGTCCACGGTGGATAAGGCCTTCATCGCCGGTGCCAAAATGTATCCAAAGGCCGGGGGGACAACGTCGACCGCTGTCGATCTCCTCGTGAATGCCACGCGCCGCACACAGGCGTCGATTGGAAAGGTGGGTGAGGAGGACTTGTACAGGTTTACGGCTGCGGCGGACGGGCGTTATGTCATCGATACGCTGGGACCGACGGATGTGGTGATGAAACTGTTCGGGCCAAACAGCGAGACCGCCTTGATCGCAGAAGACGATGATTCTGGCCTCGACAGCAACGCCAAGATCGCAGGGGATTTCATTGCCGGGGAATATTTTGTCCAGATTCGACACTATTCTCGCGTGAGTGGAAGAGGAAAATATTCGATCAAGGTGCGAAAAGTGTGA
- a CDS encoding formylglycine-generating enzyme family protein: MKEGRVRKWSWAGLALGVTGVIVVMTHNAWALDIQDIRVEWTDAGKQLATERVVNWKSKGEMVLIPAGEFIMGSDKKTDRLAYRSEIPQRRVYLDAFEIGKYEVTALEYLKFILATNRPPQLDWRYDGGNFQESMAHHPIMHVTWSDADAYCKWADQRLPTEAEWEKAARGMDGRLFPWGHEYAGPTRANFGRTGLSGPVRDRPERLLLYPPIISVDKYENAVSPHGLYQTIGNVAEWVSDWYDQDYYKSAPDRNPQGPETGTQKAFRGGGWMDSTTTMRVAMRNGTDPNTKINWLGFRCAKSVTDDQLSGKTSRMHDELPTLEASR; encoded by the coding sequence ATGAAAGAAGGAAGAGTGCGGAAATGGAGCTGGGCTGGTCTGGCCCTAGGCGTGACAGGCGTCATAGTTGTAATGACACACAATGCGTGGGCATTGGATATTCAGGATATTAGGGTGGAGTGGACGGACGCGGGAAAGCAGCTCGCCACCGAGCGCGTGGTCAATTGGAAATCTAAGGGGGAGATGGTCTTGATCCCGGCGGGGGAGTTCATCATGGGCAGCGATAAGAAGACGGATCGGCTTGCCTATCGGAGTGAAATTCCTCAGCGACGTGTCTATCTCGATGCTTTTGAGATTGGGAAATATGAGGTGACGGCATTGGAGTATCTCAAGTTCATCCTCGCGACGAATCGTCCCCCGCAGCTGGATTGGCGGTACGATGGGGGGAATTTCCAGGAATCGATGGCGCACCATCCGATCATGCACGTCACCTGGTCCGATGCCGATGCGTACTGCAAATGGGCAGACCAGCGTCTCCCGACTGAAGCCGAATGGGAGAAAGCAGCGCGTGGGATGGACGGACGGCTCTTTCCATGGGGACATGAATATGCCGGCCCGACACGCGCGAACTTCGGGCGTACTGGACTCTCCGGGCCTGTTAGGGATCGCCCCGAGCGATTGCTACTCTACCCACCCATTATTTCAGTCGACAAGTATGAGAATGCCGTGAGCCCCCATGGACTCTATCAGACGATCGGTAATGTGGCAGAGTGGGTCTCCGACTGGTATGATCAGGATTACTACAAGTCCGCACCGGATCGAAACCCTCAGGGGCCGGAAACCGGAACTCAAAAGGCGTTTCGTGGCGGGGGCTGGATGGACAGTACCACCACGATGAGAGTGGCGATGAGAAACGGCACCGATCCGAACACCAAAATAAATTGGCTGGGATTTCGTTGCGCAAAGTCGGTGACAGACGATCAGCTATCAGGTAAGACCTCTCGCATGCACGATGAGTTGCCAACCTTGGAGGCTTCACGCTGA
- a CDS encoding methylaspartate mutase — MTASASSPPKIDRPLNVIVATDCGSTTTKAILIEKVGDEYRQTYRGEAPTTVEAPFEDVTRGVLNAIAEIEELSGRKILDGDKIITPCRGDKTGVDIYISTSSAGGGLQMMVTGVVQNMTGESAQRAALGAGAIVIDVLAANDGRLPHEKIERIRSMRPDMILMSGGTDGGAVTHVVEMAEYIAAAEPRPRFGVTYKLPLIYAGNKEAQPQVRKILEDKSALVVTENIRPVLERENLAPARNKIHDLFLEHVMQQAPGYKKLMEMAGAPIMPTPAAVGLIMEAIAKREHLNLIGVDIGGATTDVFSVFDGLFNRTVSANLGMSYSVSNVLAEAGLANIMRWVPLTIDEQTLRNRIKNKMIRPTTIPQTLDELQIEQAIAREALRLALIHHKSLATGLKGVQQERTISDVFEQQTSGKTLIDMLKLDLIVGSGGILSHAPRRIQSMLMMVDAYEPMGCTRLSVDSIFMMPHLGVLSTINERAATDVFVRDCMVYLGTCVAPIGQGKDGDHCADYEITWPDGKTTKEPLKFGELRLFPLESGKQATIKVQPAKGVNMGSGAGVAVTKEVHGGVVGLLLDGRGRPLRLPADQPGRVTALTKWFNAVGLYPGPSIER; from the coding sequence ATGACAGCTTCTGCCTCCAGTCCTCCTAAGATTGATCGCCCCCTCAATGTGATTGTCGCCACCGATTGTGGCAGCACCACGACGAAAGCCATTCTCATCGAAAAAGTCGGTGATGAATATCGACAGACCTATCGCGGTGAAGCGCCGACGACGGTGGAAGCACCGTTTGAGGATGTGACACGCGGTGTTCTGAATGCCATCGCGGAAATTGAAGAGCTTTCGGGCCGGAAGATTCTGGATGGGGACAAGATCATTACGCCTTGCCGGGGCGACAAGACGGGCGTCGATATTTATATCTCGACCAGCAGCGCCGGTGGTGGCTTACAGATGATGGTGACTGGCGTCGTGCAGAATATGACCGGTGAAAGCGCGCAGCGCGCCGCGCTGGGGGCCGGCGCTATCGTCATCGACGTGTTGGCGGCTAACGACGGCCGGTTGCCTCACGAAAAGATCGAGCGGATTCGTTCCATGAGACCTGACATGATTCTGATGTCAGGTGGGACTGATGGAGGGGCGGTCACCCACGTCGTGGAGATGGCGGAATATATCGCTGCGGCGGAACCACGGCCACGGTTTGGCGTGACCTACAAGTTACCGTTGATCTATGCGGGCAATAAGGAAGCCCAACCGCAAGTGAGAAAGATTTTGGAAGATAAGTCGGCGCTGGTGGTGACGGAGAACATCAGGCCGGTCCTGGAGCGAGAGAACTTGGCGCCGGCGCGGAACAAGATTCACGACCTGTTCCTTGAGCATGTGATGCAGCAGGCGCCTGGTTATAAGAAGCTTATGGAAATGGCGGGGGCGCCGATCATGCCGACTCCCGCTGCAGTCGGCCTCATCATGGAGGCGATCGCCAAACGGGAACATCTGAACCTGATCGGTGTGGATATCGGAGGAGCGACGACGGACGTGTTTTCCGTCTTCGACGGCCTATTCAACCGGACGGTCAGTGCCAATCTCGGCATGTCGTATAGCGTGTCGAATGTGCTTGCGGAGGCGGGACTGGCCAATATCATGCGTTGGGTGCCGCTCACGATCGATGAGCAGACGTTGCGCAACCGGATCAAGAACAAGATGATCCGCCCCACCACCATTCCGCAGACGCTCGATGAACTGCAGATCGAGCAGGCGATCGCACGCGAAGCCTTGCGATTAGCCCTGATCCATCACAAGTCCCTTGCGACCGGATTGAAGGGTGTGCAGCAGGAACGAACGATCTCCGACGTCTTCGAACAACAGACCTCCGGCAAGACACTGATCGATATGTTGAAGCTGGATTTGATCGTCGGAAGCGGGGGGATTCTGTCACATGCTCCGCGGCGAATCCAATCGATGTTGATGATGGTCGATGCCTATGAGCCGATGGGCTGTACGCGGTTGTCCGTCGACAGCATCTTCATGATGCCGCATCTTGGAGTGCTCTCCACGATCAATGAGAGGGCAGCGACCGACGTGTTCGTCAGAGATTGCATGGTTTACCTTGGGACCTGTGTGGCGCCGATTGGGCAGGGAAAGGACGGTGATCACTGTGCCGACTATGAAATCACCTGGCCCGATGGGAAGACCACGAAGGAGCCATTGAAGTTCGGCGAGTTGCGATTGTTTCCATTGGAGTCCGGCAAGCAGGCCACGATCAAAGTACAACCTGCCAAGGGGGTCAACATGGGGTCAGGGGCGGGTGTGGCCGTGACCAAGGAAGTTCATGGCGGTGTCGTCGGGCTCTTGCTCGATGGCCGTGGGCGACCGCTCCGACTTCCAGCTGATCAACCAGGCCGTGTCACAGCGCTGACGAAATGGTTCAATGCCGTTGGGCTCTATCCAGGACCGAGTATCGAGCGATGA
- a CDS encoding BrnT family toxin: MKPFRWSHEKNERLKAERNISFEEIVLAIEADGVLDIVVHPNLGRYPRQRMFVVAIEHYAYLVPFVEEADHYFLKTIIPNRKATRDYLKGGV, encoded by the coding sequence ATGAAGCCGTTTCGTTGGAGCCACGAAAAGAATGAACGACTGAAAGCTGAACGAAATATTTCTTTCGAGGAAATCGTGCTTGCCATTGAAGCCGATGGAGTGCTTGATATCGTGGTACATCCCAACCTCGGCAGATACCCTCGTCAACGAATGTTTGTTGTCGCGATCGAGCACTATGCCTACTTGGTTCCGTTCGTGGAAGAAGCCGACCACTACTTCCTTAAAACGATCATTCCGAACAGGAAGGCGACCCGTGACTACCTGAAAGGCGGTGTGTAA
- a CDS encoding formylglycine-generating enzyme family protein has protein sequence MFGLRQVEGQARSLVGLRQYSWIVVLCSLLGLMAAPAWADHEGSKQPPLWTPQDEAERLGAMEVPGGMVLVPAGSFLMGSDPRKDRAAGPQEQPQHQVYVDTFTIDRFEVSNVTYLRFVLGTGVAWPKFWRENPFPEKAALHPVINVSWYEADAFCRWAGKRLPTEAEWEKAARGGDGRIFPWGNEPAGWIKSNIAHPGSKRGFKYPPLANINRYDKGASPYGAYQMAGNVSEWVSDWFDPEYYRQGHDKNPPGPKNGELKVFRGGSWNEDPEVARSAGRNAGPPDRESYLTGFRCAKSGDDGNGDASNIDQDGTALTVMWFPE, from the coding sequence ATGTTCGGATTGAGACAGGTTGAGGGACAGGCGCGATCACTCGTCGGTCTCAGGCAATATTCATGGATCGTTGTCTTGTGTAGTCTGCTGGGGCTTATGGCAGCCCCGGCGTGGGCTGATCACGAAGGCTCCAAGCAGCCCCCACTGTGGACTCCACAAGATGAAGCGGAGCGATTGGGCGCCATGGAGGTGCCGGGTGGAATGGTACTGGTTCCGGCAGGATCGTTTCTCATGGGGAGTGATCCTCGAAAGGACCGTGCCGCCGGTCCGCAGGAACAGCCGCAGCACCAAGTCTATGTTGATACCTTCACGATCGACCGGTTCGAGGTGTCAAACGTTACGTATCTTAGATTCGTGCTTGGGACTGGAGTCGCCTGGCCGAAATTCTGGCGAGAGAATCCCTTTCCGGAAAAGGCTGCCCTCCACCCCGTGATTAACGTCAGTTGGTATGAAGCCGACGCCTTTTGTCGATGGGCCGGCAAACGGCTCCCCACTGAAGCCGAATGGGAGAAGGCGGCACGTGGGGGGGACGGTCGGATTTTCCCGTGGGGCAACGAACCGGCCGGTTGGATCAAGAGCAATATCGCCCATCCTGGGTCGAAGCGTGGATTTAAGTACCCACCGCTCGCCAATATCAATCGCTATGACAAAGGTGCCAGCCCATACGGCGCCTACCAAATGGCGGGTAATGTCAGCGAATGGGTGTCGGATTGGTTTGATCCTGAGTACTATCGGCAGGGTCACGACAAAAATCCGCCAGGGCCCAAGAACGGAGAACTCAAAGTGTTTCGTGGAGGGTCTTGGAATGAAGACCCGGAGGTTGCTCGCTCCGCCGGCCGCAATGCCGGTCCCCCAGATCGGGAGAGTTATCTGACGGGGTTTCGCTGTGCGAAGTCTGGAGACGATGGAAATGGTGACGCGTCGAATATCGACCAAGATGGTACCGCACTGACAGTGATGTGGTTTCCCGAATGA
- the amrB gene encoding AmmeMemoRadiSam system protein B, with amino-acid sequence MSSAMTSGIAKSPAQYPALRNLQFSPIKQGEDQLIVLWDPSGLSKEKLVLPLNFFFIVQHFDGEHSIQDIGALYLKRFGEFLMPNKVEQLVTDLEQKLFLEGERVEAAKQQARIAYRRQPIRQAAFAGRSYEADGVKLKKQIDGFFTSGEGPDFKPSENQGKLIKGLVAPTYDLKQAGSVYAWAYKELQEAQQPDVYVIIGTAHAGLENFFAVTDKDFETPLGAVPADRPIVDQLKGMVPKFFDEEMAHQTEHAIEFQLPFLQTTVGKPFTIVPILSSFSALSLNDPAVQSSVEQLLSAFREVIAASGKTVCIIAAGELAHLGMRYGDSAPPTDFSFHRSMQQDLEMLKPVEELKPAGFSGYIQKENDQRRISGFSPIYSLLRLIQAEKGQVLRYDRGITDQYNSTVTYASLAFF; translated from the coding sequence ATGTCCTCCGCTATGACCTCCGGTATCGCAAAAAGTCCTGCTCAATACCCTGCCTTGCGGAATCTGCAATTTTCTCCCATTAAGCAGGGAGAGGATCAGCTGATCGTGCTCTGGGATCCCAGTGGTTTGAGCAAGGAGAAGTTGGTCCTACCGCTCAATTTCTTCTTCATCGTGCAACATTTCGATGGAGAACATTCCATCCAGGACATCGGTGCGCTCTATCTGAAACGGTTTGGCGAGTTTCTGATGCCGAATAAGGTAGAGCAGCTCGTGACGGATTTGGAGCAGAAACTCTTTTTAGAGGGGGAACGGGTCGAGGCTGCCAAACAACAGGCCCGGATTGCGTATCGGCGGCAACCAATCCGGCAGGCGGCGTTTGCTGGCCGCAGTTACGAGGCGGACGGTGTCAAACTGAAGAAGCAGATCGATGGGTTCTTTACATCCGGTGAGGGGCCGGACTTTAAGCCGTCAGAGAACCAAGGCAAATTGATCAAGGGGCTGGTCGCCCCCACGTATGACCTTAAACAAGCTGGATCGGTCTACGCATGGGCTTACAAGGAGCTACAGGAAGCTCAACAGCCGGATGTCTATGTCATCATCGGGACTGCCCATGCAGGCCTGGAGAACTTCTTTGCCGTCACAGACAAGGATTTTGAGACACCATTAGGAGCGGTGCCGGCCGATCGACCGATCGTGGATCAACTGAAGGGGATGGTGCCGAAATTCTTTGACGAAGAGATGGCTCACCAAACAGAACATGCTATTGAATTTCAGCTGCCGTTTCTCCAGACCACTGTTGGTAAACCGTTCACGATCGTCCCGATTCTCTCGTCATTTTCTGCGCTCAGCCTCAATGATCCAGCTGTTCAGAGCTCTGTGGAGCAGCTTCTTAGCGCATTCCGAGAGGTGATCGCGGCGTCGGGAAAGACCGTGTGTATCATTGCGGCAGGGGAATTGGCGCATCTGGGGATGCGCTACGGCGATAGTGCGCCACCCACCGATTTCTCTTTCCATCGTTCAATGCAGCAGGACCTGGAAATGTTGAAACCGGTCGAAGAGCTCAAGCCGGCTGGATTCTCCGGGTATATTCAAAAAGAAAACGATCAACGGCGGATATCCGGCTTCTCACCGATCTATAGTCTGCTCCGATTAATCCAAGCCGAAAAAGGCCAAGTGCTCCGCTACGACCGCGGCATCACCGATCAGTACAATTCCACCGTCACCTACGCCAGCCTGGCGTTCTTCTAG
- a CDS encoding carboxypeptidase regulatory-like domain-containing protein: MVGLVLLSLSAPALAYQEMTVSDGGTITGTVKLDGLVPKPKGYNLTTLPDQFYCGRISDGQGWRILQPFQIGAVGEFREVVVYLEGIEKGKPFEEESVPQIEARDCLFLPFTTIVRDDQSVTVVNMDPVMHDIQAYETSHLGARVLFNVPLPMNPEHPRNFKDRSDVGLYHKHMAGPPMKQLVNLSKGRRIFVMQCGFHAYMESWGIAVNNPYFAKTDEQGRFTITNVPPGTYKLVVWHPYVRTPVEQTITVRPKETMETTLMVPAPTGRLYANEVLVHDYVRYNVTEEAQKEIDPMIQKQTR; this comes from the coding sequence ATGGTGGGGCTGGTCTTGTTGTCGTTGTCCGCCCCGGCGCTTGCGTATCAGGAAATGACGGTGTCGGATGGCGGGACGATCACAGGTACTGTGAAGCTCGATGGGCTGGTTCCCAAGCCAAAGGGCTACAATCTCACGACGTTGCCGGACCAATTCTATTGTGGGCGGATTTCCGATGGGCAGGGCTGGCGTATTCTACAGCCGTTCCAGATTGGAGCAGTAGGCGAGTTTCGCGAGGTGGTGGTCTATCTGGAGGGAATCGAGAAGGGCAAGCCCTTTGAAGAAGAGAGTGTGCCGCAAATTGAAGCAAGAGACTGTCTCTTTCTCCCATTTACAACCATCGTGCGGGATGATCAATCGGTGACGGTGGTCAACATGGACCCTGTCATGCACGACATACAGGCGTATGAAACCTCACATCTCGGTGCGCGTGTGTTGTTCAACGTGCCGCTGCCGATGAATCCGGAGCATCCGCGAAACTTCAAGGATCGCAGTGATGTCGGACTATATCACAAGCACATGGCTGGCCCGCCCATGAAGCAGTTGGTGAATCTCAGTAAAGGCCGGCGGATCTTCGTGATGCAGTGCGGGTTTCATGCCTATATGGAGAGCTGGGGGATCGCGGTGAATAATCCCTACTTCGCGAAGACCGACGAACAGGGACGGTTCACCATCACCAATGTTCCTCCGGGTACTTACAAGTTGGTCGTCTGGCATCCGTATGTGAGGACACCGGTTGAGCAAACCATTACTGTGCGTCCGAAAGAGACGATGGAAACGACGCTGATGGTTCCGGCCCCGACGGGCCGGCTCTATGCTAATGAGGTCTTAGTGCACGATTATGTCCGCTACAATGTGACGGAAGAAGCCCAGAAAGAAATCGATCCCATGATCCAAAAACAGACACGCTGA